A portion of the Juglans microcarpa x Juglans regia isolate MS1-56 chromosome 1D, Jm3101_v1.0, whole genome shotgun sequence genome contains these proteins:
- the LOC121252310 gene encoding probable methyltransferase PMT3: MMRGRSDGVQKKRLITSVCIVAIFLGFLYVYYGSIFGSKINGTSALEYGSKSLRRLGSSYLGGDEDTDGKQEESSTRFGLENGEDDMTPKSFPVCDDRHSELIPCLDRNLIYQMRLKLDLSLMEHYERHCPLPERRYNCLIPPPRGYKVPIKWPESRDQVWKANIPHTHLAHEKSDQNWMVVKGEKIVFPGGGTHFHYGADKYIASIANMLKFPKNKINNEGKLRTVLDVGCGVASFGAYLLSSDVITMSLAPNDVHQNQIQFALERGIPAYLGVLGTKRLPYPSRSFELAHCSRCRIDWLQRDGILLLELDRLLRPGGYFAYSSPEAYAQDEEDLRIWREMSALVGRMCWTIAEKRNQTVIWQKPLTNDCYMEREPGTLPPLCQSGDDPDKVWGVSMEACITPYSDHDHRVKGSGLAPWPSRLTAPPPRLADFGYSKEMFEKDTEVWQQRVGSYWNLLSPKISSNTLRNVMDMKTNMGSFAAALKDKDVWVMNVVPEDGPNTLKLIYDRGLIGTVHDWCQAFSTYPRTYDLLHAWTVFSDIEKRDCSPEDLLIEMDRMLRPTGFIIIRDNLSVINFIKKYLVPLHWEAVATFDSSSDSDQDGDDIVFVIQKKMWLTSESLRDSE, translated from the exons ATGATGAGGGGAAGATCTGATGGAGTGCAAAAGAAGCGTTTAATCACTTCTGTGTGTATTGTGGCAATATTTCTTGGTTTTCTATATGTTTACTATGGATCCATTTTTGGCTCTAAAATCAATGGTACATCGGCTCTAGAATATGGCAGCAAATCTTTGAGAAGACTTGGTTCATCCTATTTGGGTGGGGATGAAGATACTGATGGCAAGCAAGAGGAATCTTCAACAAGGTTTGGCCTGGAAAACGGAGAGGATGATATGACACCAAAGAGTTTCCCT GTTTGTGATGATCGACATTCAGAACTAATTCCTTGCCTAGACAGAAACCTTATATACCAAATGAGGCTGAAGCTGGACTTATCTTTAATGGAGCACTATGAAAGACATTGCCCTCTTCCAGAAAGGCGGTACAACTGTTTGATTCCCCCTCCACGAGGATACAAG GTCCCAATCAAGTGGCCGGAAAGCAGAGATCAAGTATGGAAAGCAAACATACCTCATACTCACCTTGCACATGAGAAGTCTGACCAGAACTGGATGGTTGTAAAAGGTGAAAAGATTGTATTTCCTGGTGGAGGTACTCATTTTCACTATGGAGCTGATAAGTACATTGCTTCAATTGCAAAT ATGCTCAAGTTTCCGaagaacaaaattaataatgaaGGAAAACTAAGAACAGTTCTTGACGTTGGTTGTGGTGTTGCTAGTTTTGGAGCTTATCTTCTTTCATCTGATGTTATAACAATGTCCTTAGCACCGAATGATGTGCATCAAAACCAAATTCAGTTCGCCCTGGAAAGAGGAATTCCTGCATATCTTGGTGTTTTAGGAACCAAGAGGCTCCCTTACCCTAGCAGATCTTTTGAACTTGCTCACTGTTCTCGTTGTAGGATTGATTGGCTTCAGAGGGATGGAATTCTTCTTCTTGAGCTAGATAGATTGCTCAGACCAGGGGGCTATTTTGCCTACTCATCTCCAGAGGCATATGCCCAGGATGAAGAGGATCTTAGAATATGGAGAGAGATGAGTGCCCTTGTGGGACGCATGTGTTGGACAATAGCTGAAAAGAGAAACCAAACTGTTATTTGGCAAAAGCCTCTAACAAATGACTGTTATATGGAAAGAGAACCTGGTACTCTCCCTCCTCTCTGCCAGTCTGGTGATGATCCAGATAAAGTTTGGGGTGTGTCAATGGAAGCATGCATCACACCATACTCTGATC ATGATCATAGAGTTAAGGGGAGTGGACTGGCTCCTTGGCCATCTAGGCTAACTGCTCCTCCTCCTCGACTTGCTGATTTTGGCTATTCAAAGGAAATGTTTGAAAAGGACACG GAAGTCTGGCAACAGAGGGTTGGGAGTTATTGGAATCTCTTGAGTCCAAAGATTTCATCAAACACACTAAGGAATGTGATGGACATGAAGACAAACATGGGTTCGTTTGCAGCTGCTCTGAAGGACAAGGATGTTTGGGTGATGAATGTTGTCCCTGAAGATGGACCGAACACACTTAAGCTGATATATGACAGAGGCCTTATAGGCACTGTTCACGACTG GTGCCAAGCGTTTTCAACATACCCCAGAACTTATGATCTACTCCATGCTTGGACTGTCTTTTCTGACATTGAGAAGAGAGACTGCAGTCCTGAAGATTTGCTGATTGAGATGGATCGTATGCTTAGGCCTACGGGTTTCATAATAATCCGTGACAACCTCTCAgtgataaattttataaagaagTATTTAGTGCCATTGCACTGGGAAGCAGTGGCGACATTTGATTCCAGTTCAGATTCAGACCAGGATGGGGACGACATTGTGTTTGTTATTCAGAAGAAAATGTGGCTGACAAGTGAAAGCCTCAGGGATTCAGAATAG